A genomic window from Cucumis melo cultivar AY chromosome 8, USDA_Cmelo_AY_1.0, whole genome shotgun sequence includes:
- the LOC103491871 gene encoding laccase-7 — MASCLVLLLLLFLASSSSSYTMVSAAIVEHSFTVEDMSVRRLCRDQVITAVNGEYPGPTIHVQDEDVLVVHVTNNSPHDLTIHWHGVFQLLSGWADGPENITQCPIRPGKKYTYRFKIKGQEGTLWWHAHSSWLRATVHGALLIRPKFDLPLPYPTPYKKIPILLGEWWNANVVQVEQEGLATGRGPNGSDAYTINGHPGNLYPCSQNQTYELKMVRGKTYLLQVINVALNNQLFFKLANHKFTVVAVDATYTDPYITDVIVLAPGQTTDVLVKANQPIGSYYMAARPYADTQPQIGFPNSITRAVVIYDGASPSTTPIMPTLPGFNDTPTAHKFYTNITALVGARHWVPVPRHVDNHMFVTFGLNLASCGAVNGSTCGGPNGQRLSASMNNVSFVIPNDAGLSMLEAYFHKVEGVYSRDFPDEPTVKFDYTNSSLGLDNSLIFAPKGTKVKKLKFNSTVEIVLQNTAFIAKENHPMHLHGFNFHVLAQGFGNYDPIRDPYMFNFVNPQIRNTIAVPVGGWAVIRFQANNPGVWLMHCHLDVHLPWGLAMGFEVENGPTPSTRLPPPPSDLPKC, encoded by the exons atggCTTCTTGTttggttcttcttcttcttctgtttctggcctcttcttcttcttcttatacAATGGTTTCTGCTGCCATTGTTGAACATTCTTTCACT GTGGAAGATATGAGCGTTCGACGACTTTGTCGTGACCAAGTGATAACAGCGGTCAATGGTGAATATCCGGGTCCAACCATTCATGTTCAAGATGAGGATGTTCTCGTGGTCCATGTTACCAACAATTCCCCACATGATTTAACCATTCATTG GCACGGAGTATTCCAGTTGCTAAGCGGCTGGGCAGATGGGCCGGAAAATATAACTCAATGTCCGATACGACCAGGTAAAAAGTACACATATAGATTCAAAATCAAAGGACAAGAAGGAACTCTGTGGTGGCATGCTCACTCGTCTTGGCTACGTGCCACCGTCCACGGCGCCCTTCTCATCCGACCCAAGTTTGATCTGCCACTACCGTACCCAACGCCATACAAGAAAATTCCAATATTGTTGGGAGAGTGGTGGAATGCCAACGTTGTCCAAGTTGAACAGGAAGGCCTCGCCACTGGTCGAGGTCCTAATGGCTCTGATGCCTACACCATTAATGGACACCCGGGAAATCTCTACCCTTGCTCCCAAAATC AAACATATGAATTAAAAATGGTACGTGGAAAAACATATTTGCTTCAAGTAATCAACGTTGCACTCAATAACCAACTCTTCTTCAAGTTGGCCAATCACAAATTCACGGTCGTCGCCGTCGACGCAACCTACACCGACCCTTACATTACCGACGTCATCGTCCTAGCTCCGGGCCAAACCACCGACGTCCTCGTCAAAGCCAACCAACCCATCGGCTCATACTACATGGCGGCGCGCCCCTACGCCGATACACAACCCCAAATAGGCTTTCCGAACTCCATCACACGCGCGGTCGTAATCTACGACGGCGCATCACCCTCCACCACTCCAATAATGCCAACCCTCCCAGGTTTCAACGACACCCCAACAGCACACAAATTCTACACCAACATAACCGCTCTCGTTGGGGCCCGCCACTGGGTCCCAGTCCCTCGCCATGTGGATAATCACATGTTTGTGACGTTTGGTTTGAACTTGGCCTCGTGCGGGGCAGTTAACGGAAGCACGTGTGGTGGGCCGAACGGGCAGCGACTATCGGCAAGTATGAATAACGTGTCGTTTGTGATTCCAAACGACGCCGGATTGTCGATGTTGGAGGCGTATTTTCATAAGGTGGAGGGAGTTTATAGTAGAGATTTTCCGGATGAGCCGACGGTGAAATTTGATTATACGAATTCGAGTTTAGGATTGGATAATTCTTTGATATTTGCTCCAAAGGGGACGAAGGTGAAGAAATTGAAGTTTAATTCGACGGTGGAGATTGTTCTTCAGAACACAGCTTTTATTGCGAAGGAGAATCATCCAATGCATCTCCATGGATTTAATTTCCATGTTTTGGCTCAAGGATTTGGGAATTACGACCCGATTCGTGATCCCTATATGTTCAATTTTGTTAACCCTCAAATTCGGAACACTATCGCCGTCCCCGTCGGCGGCTGGGCAGTCATCCGATTCCAAGCCAACAATCCAG GCGTTTGGTTGATGCACTGCCATCTGGACGTTCACTTACCGTGGGGATTAGCCATGGGTTTTGAGGTCGAAAATGGACCAACTCCGTCGACCAGGTTGCCTCCACCGCCGTCCGATCTTCCCAAATGCTAA
- the LOC103490917 gene encoding fructose-1,6-bisphosphatase, chloroplastic-like, which yields MASAAATPSPCHVSSPVISRSLSRLSPFHLSLSSAVHPPCRGNRRHGGSTVSSTIRCAAVGAAKEAETKRKGTFQIETLTNWLLKQEQAGVIDAELTIVLSSISMACKQIASLVQRASISNLTGVQGAVNVQGEDQKKLDVVSNEVFSNCLRSSGRTGIIASEEEDVPVAVEESYSGNYIVVFDPLDGSSNIDAAVSTGSIFGIYSPNDECLADIGDDSTLGTIEQRCVVNVCQPGSNLLAAGYCMYSSSIIFVLTIGQGVFAFTLDPMYGEFVLTQEDIKIPKAGKIYAFNEGNYQLWDDKLKKYIDDLKDPGPSGKPYSARYIGSLVGDFHRTLLYGGIYGYPRDKKSKNGKLRLLYECAPMSFIVEQAGGKGSDGHQRILDIQPTEIHQRVPLYIGSVEEVEKVEKYLA from the exons ATGGCTTCAGCCGCAGCGACGCCGTCGCCTTGCCATGTTTCTTCACCAGTAATCTCTCGTTCTCTCTCTCGCCTCTCTCCATTCCACCTCTCCCTCTCATCCGCCGTCCATCCCCCTTGCCGCGGAAACAGAAGGCACGGTGGCAGCACTGTTTCTTCTACCATCCGGTGCGCGGCCGTCGGAGCTGCCAAAGAAGCGGAAACGAAAAGGAAAGGCACGTTTCAGATCGAGACGTTGACGAATTGGTTGCTGAAGCAGGAACAGGCCGGAGTGATTGACGCGGAATTGACTATTGTGCTTTCGAGCATTTCGATGGCGTGTAAGCAAATCGCATCGCTGGTGCAGAGGGCGAGTATTTCCAACTTGACCGGAGTTCAGGGAGCCGTCAATGTTCAGGGAGAGGACCAGAAAAAGCTCGATGTCGTCTCCAACGAG GTGTTTTCCAATTGCTTGAGATCAAGCGGGCGAACGGGGATTATAGCATCGGAGGAAGAAGATGTGCCAGTGGCCGTAGAGGAGAGCTACTCCGGCAACTACATCGTCGTTTTCGACCCCCTCGATGGCTCCTCCAATATCGACGCCGCCGTCTCCACCGGCTCCATCTTTGGCATCTACAGCCCAAACGATGAGTGCTTGGCTGACATCGGCGACGATTCCACT CTAGGCACAATAGAACAAAGATGCGTTGTGAATGTGTGCCAACCAGGAAGCAACCTTCTCGCCGCCGGCTATTGCATGTACTCGAGCTCCATAATCTTCGTGCTCACCATAGGACAAGGCGTTTTTGCGTTTACTTTAGACCCAATGTATGGAGAATTTGTATTAACACAAGAGGACATCAAAATTCCCAAGGCTGGGAAGATTTATGCCTTTAATGAAGGGAATTATCAATTGTGGGATGACAAGTTGAAAAAGTACATTGATGATTTGAAGGATCCAGGCCCGAGTGGGAAGCCATATTCTGCTAGATATATTGGTAGTTTGGTGGGTGATTTCCATAGAACCTTACTTTATGGTGGAATTTATGGGTACCCCAGAGACAAGAAGAGCAAGAATGGGAAACTGAGGCTCTTGTACGAGTGTGCACCGATGAGTTTCATAGTGGAACAAGCTGGAGGCAAAGGCTCAGATGGCCATCAAAGAATTCTTGACATACAGCCAACAGAG ATCCATCAACGTGTGCCTCTGTATATTGGAAGTGTGGAAGAAGTGGAGAAAGTGGAGAAGTATTTAGCTTGA
- the LOC103490926 gene encoding fructose-1,6-bisphosphatase 1, chloroplastic-like: MVRTISSSPQQTLFSTSLFSSSRGFPSSNFSIPRPYRFSGTPAAKFSTRAVSLGTTEPEIRSKNPTRSGFDVENLTTWLLKQEQSGQIDAELTIVLSSISLACKQIASLLQRSSIINLTGAHGTINVQGEDQKKLDVISNELFCSCLRSSGRTGIIASEEEDVPVAVEETYSGNYVVVFDPIDGSANIDTALTTGSIFGIYAPDKQCLFDIDDDSVLNQEEQKCIMNVCQPGNNLLAAGYCLYSSSVVFTISIGKGVFAFTLDPTYGEFVLTHPNIKIPTLGKIYSFNEGNYDLWDDKLQKYIDHLRQPTSSGKPYSGRYIGCLVGEIHRMLLVGGIYGNPANVNNKNGNLRLLYECAPMSYLVEQAGGKAIDGQRRILDIEPTKIHQRSPIFIGSSEEVEKLQKFLA, encoded by the exons atgGTTCGTACGATTTCATCTTCGCCTCAACAAACTCTCTTCTCCACCTCTCTTTTCTCCAGCTCCCGCGGTTTCCCTTCTTCCAATTTCTCCATCCCCCGCCCTTACAGATTCTCCGGCACCCCGGCAGCCAAGTTCTCTACCAGAGCTGTGAGCTTGGGGACGACCGAACCGGAGATACGATCGAAGAACCCGACCCGATCCGGATTCGATGTGGAAAACCTAACCACGTGGCTACTGAAGCAAGAACAATCGGGACAAATCGACGCGGAACTAACCATCGTCCTCTCCAGTATCTCTCTGGCCTGCAAACAGATTGCTTCGTTGCTGCAGAGATCCAGCATTATCAACCTCACCGGCGCCCATGGTACCATTAATGTTCAAGGTGAAGATCAGAAGAAACTCGACGTCATTTCAAATGAG TTGTTTTGCAGCTGCCTGAGATCTAGTGGAAGAACAGGGATCATTGCTTCAGAGGAAGAAGATGTGCCAGTAGCAGTGGAAGAAACATACTCTGGAAACTATGTGGTTGTGTTTGATCCCATTGATGGCTCTGCTAATATCGACACTGCATTGACCACTGGTTCCATTTTTGGGATTTATGCACCTGATAAGCAATGTCTCTTTGACATTGATGATGACTCTGTG CTTAATCAGGAAGAACAAAAATGCATCATGAATGTATGTCAACCAGGAAACAACCTATTAGCAGCTGGCTACTGTCTCTATTCAAGCTCAGTTGTCTTCACAATCTCTATTGGAAAAGGAGTTTTTGCCTTCACTTTGGACCCTACCTATGGAGAATTTGTGTTAACTCATCCCAACATCAAAATCCCAACCTTGGGTAAGATCTATTCTTTCAATGAAGGGAACTACGATCTTTGGGACGACAAGTTGCAGAAGTACATCGATCATCTCCGACAACCGACGTCCTCGGGCAAGCCTTACTCTGGACGCTACATAGGTTGTTTAGTAGGGGAAATACATAGAATGTTGCTTGTTGGAGGGATATATGGAAACCCCGCTAATGTTAACAATAAAAATGGAAACCTTAGATTGTTGTATGAGTGTGCGCCGATGAGCTATCTGGTCGAACAAGCGGGTGGGAAGGCGATAGATGGTCAGAGGAGAATACTCGACATCGAACCGACCAAG ATTCATCAGCGCTCACCAATATTCATTGGAAGTTCAGAGGAAGTGGAGAAACTGCAGAAGTTTTTGGCTTGA